In a single window of the Desulfovibrio mangrovi genome:
- a CDS encoding ribonuclease HII, with protein sequence MNLLTPDGTEPDLQATWPHPFAGIDEAGRGCLAGPVVAGACILPQGLVIEGLTDSKKLTEKKREALYPVIRQQALAWGVGVVWPEEIDRINILQATFLAMHRAVQALRVPPVFLAIDGNQKIPFELAADMPQTTVIKGDLKIPAISAASILAKTFRDRLMNSLHRRYPQYGFAQHKGYGTQEHIAAIAENGPCRMHRLTFAKVRPETPQTVVTEQASLW encoded by the coding sequence ATGAACCTGCTCACTCCGGACGGAACCGAACCGGATCTGCAGGCAACATGGCCGCATCCCTTTGCCGGCATCGATGAGGCCGGACGCGGATGCCTTGCGGGCCCCGTCGTCGCGGGAGCCTGCATTCTGCCGCAGGGACTGGTCATCGAAGGACTCACCGACTCCAAGAAGCTTACCGAGAAAAAACGCGAGGCGCTCTACCCCGTTATCCGGCAGCAGGCGCTGGCTTGGGGCGTGGGGGTTGTCTGGCCTGAGGAAATCGACCGCATCAACATCCTGCAGGCCACCTTTCTGGCCATGCATCGCGCAGTGCAGGCCTTGCGGGTTCCTCCGGTCTTCCTCGCCATAGACGGCAACCAGAAGATTCCCTTCGAACTTGCCGCAGACATGCCGCAGACCACCGTCATCAAGGGCGATCTCAAAATTCCGGCCATTTCCGCAGCTTCCATACTGGCCAAGACATTCCGCGACAGGCTCATGAACAGCCTGCATCGCCGCTACCCCCAATACGGGTTTGCGCAGCACAAGGGCTACGGCACACAGGAGCACATTGCAGCCATTGCGGAGAACGGCCCCTGCCGCATGCACCGCCTCACCTTTGCCAAGGTTCGTCCGGAGACACCCCAAACCGTGGTGACGGAGCAGGCCTCACTGTGGTAG
- the rplS gene encoding 50S ribosomal protein L19, producing the protein MNAIQKIEREHLRIDMPKFNSGDTVKVHMRIIEGEKERIQVFQGAVIRISKGTTDATFTVRKVSEGVGVERVFPLHSPSIERIELVQEGRVRRSRLYYLRDLKGKAARIKPKKRW; encoded by the coding sequence ATGAATGCTATTCAGAAGATCGAACGTGAACACTTGCGCATCGACATGCCGAAGTTCAACAGCGGCGACACCGTTAAGGTTCACATGCGCATTATCGAAGGCGAAAAGGAACGCATCCAGGTTTTCCAGGGTGCAGTAATCCGCATCAGCAAGGGCACCACCGACGCTACCTTCACCGTCCGCAAGGTTTCCGAAGGTGTTGGCGTTGAGCGCGTGTTCCCCCTGCACTCTCCTTCCATCGAGCGCATTGAACTGGTTCAGGAAGGCCGCGTACGCCGCAGCCGTCTGTACTACCTGCGCGACCTCAAGGGCAAGGCTGCCCGCATCAAGCCCAAGAAGCGCTGGTAA